The DNA sequence ACAGAAAAAGGTTCCTCTGCCGCTGCGCCTTCCATTTTTAGAGTGTAGTCCCCCGTATCGACCTCTCCATAGTCCGATGGCATCTGATAGCGGATTTACGATTTGGGTGCCATGCTGAAGTCCGGAAATTCTCCTTTTTTAATAGGAAACAGGCTTCTGGTCCGGCGAGCGGAACCGCCTGACTTCTTTTGAGCGCAGCGCCGCATGCTTCGTTCTGCGGTTATTCACCCTTTTGCGCCACATGCGGAAAGACGACTCTTTCATTTCTCTTCTCATGAGCTTAATGACATCCTTTTCTTTCAAGCTGAACTGTACCTCAATCAAATCAAAGGGAGTTCGATCCTCCCAGGCCATCTCTACGATACGGTCGATATCTTCAACAGTTAGATGCTCTGTCGCTTTCATGATGAGTACCTCCTCTGTGTGCCTATGGAAATATTCTATCAAAGCGATGGTGAAGGAGCGAATAATGTGTTTGTGAGTGTTAAGTAACTGGTTCGTTTTTAAGATGAATGAACCGCGATGTTAACAGCCACTTGAATTTGAAGAATCTAACCACTTGCTT is a window from the Alkalicoccus halolimnae genome containing:
- a CDS encoding TIGR03643 family protein, which gives rise to MKATEHLTVEDIDRIVEMAWEDRTPFDLIEVQFSLKEKDVIKLMRREMKESSFRMWRKRVNNRRTKHAALRSKEVRRFRSPDQKPVSY